The following proteins are co-located in the Microplitis demolitor isolate Queensland-Clemson2020A chromosome 3, iyMicDemo2.1a, whole genome shotgun sequence genome:
- the LOC128667440 gene encoding ATP-dependent DNA helicase PIF1-like — MLAVSAGQGGFFFLDAPGGTGKTFVISLILAEIRSNNGIALAVASSGIAATLLDGGRTAHSVFKLPLNIQNNPDAVCNIKKQSSMATVLKRCKIIIWDECTMAHKYSLEALNRTLKDIKNSDKLFGGTLLVLSGDFRQTLPVIPRSTYADEINACLKSSPLWRNVEKLQLKINMRVQMLQDPSAETFSKQLLDIGDGKVAIDETGYVKLPTDFCTIADSQDTLIEQIFPDVHTRYINHEWLAERVILAAKTVDVDNLNLKIQMLLPGNLVSYKSIDTVCDDSEAVNFPTEFLNSLDLPGMPPHNLQLKVGSPIILLRNLNPPRLCNGTRLVIQKLMKNVIEARILNGKFRGENVLIPRIPIIPTDVPIQFKRIQFPIRLAFAMTINKSQGQTMSVCGLDLRTPCFSHGQLYVACSRVGKPSSLFVLARDGLTKNIVHAIALRD, encoded by the coding sequence ATGCTCGCAGTTTCAGCTGGACAAGGTGGGTTCTTCTTTTTGGATGCACCGGGTGGAACTGGCAAAACATTCGTTATTTCGCTAATTCTTGCTGAAATACGATCAAATAATGGCATCGCATTGGCCGTTGCATCATCGGGCATTGCAGCAACTTTATTGGATGGAGGTAGAACAGCTCATTCAGTATTTAAGCTGCCACTAAATATTCAGAATAACCCTGACGCAGTATGCAACATTAAGAAACAATCGTCCATGGCCACTGTGCTGAAACggtgtaaaattattatttgggaTGAATGTACTATGGCACACAAATATTCACTTGAGGCGTTGAACAGGACAttgaaagatattaaaaacaGTGACAAACTATTTGGCGGAACTCTGTTGGTCCTTTCAGGTGATTTCAGACAAACACTTCCAGTCATTCCACGTTCAACATACGCTGATGAGATCAACGCTTGCTTAAAATCATCTCCATTGTGGCGtaatgttgaaaaattacagctaaaaataaatatgcgCGTTCAAATGCTTCAAGATCCATCCGCTGAAACATTTTCAAAACAACTCTTAGATATCGGTGATGGAAAAGTTGCTATAGATGAAACTGGATACGTAAAATTACCGACCGATTTCTGCACAATCGCTGATTCGCAAGATACTCTCATTGAACAAATATTTCCCGATGTACACACACGGTACATAAATCATGAGTGGCTTGCAGAAAGAGTGATTTTAGCGGCAAAAACTGTAGACGTTGACAATTTAAATCTGAAGATACAAATGTTGTTGCCAGGGAACTTGGTATCATATAAATCTATTGATACAGTTTGCGACGACAGCGAAGCAGTAAATTTTCCCACAGAGTTTTTGAACTCACTGGATTTGCCAGGCATGCCACCgcataatttacaattaaaggTTGGATCTCCAATTATCTTGCTTCGTAATTTGAACCCGCCTCGGCTGTGCAACGGTACGCGATTagtcattcaaaaattaatgaaaaatgtgATCGAAGCCAGAATTTTAAATGGCAAGTTCAGAGGTGAAAATGTACTCATACCACGGATTCCTATTATACCTACAGATGTGCCAATTCAATTCAAACGTATTCAGTTTCCGATTAGATTGGCATTTGCAATGACTATCAACAAATCCCAAGGTCAAACGATGTCTGTTTGTGGATTAGATTTGAGAACACCATGTTTTTCACACGGACAATTATACGTGGCATGCTCTCGAGTGGGTAAACCATCCAGTTTGTTTGTGTTAGCTAGAGATGgactaacaaaaaatattgttcacGCTATAGCATTAAGAGATTGA